tgattatgaattatgtctttttggttcattataaacaatttatacacaatatatttttctctGCCACTATCacttttgagatatgatcgAGTATAGtaacaaaaatcatcaattttaatattttgggaaTTTCCACTTTCCAACTAAAATATAGCTGCACCTGATCTGGATTTgtgtatgaatttttttgttttttctaaacaattgatgtataaaatatttttccccATCGCCGTTAGTTTTTGACTTACAGCCAAAATTTACATAACCGGAACTGGTATTTTATCTCGGCTTAAAATTTCTAGgctttctttaaattaatattttaactcACCTTCTTCTTTACCTCGCTTagctgtaacaaaaaaaatttaaactaaccaccacaatttaattatatcaaaaatactTACGTTGCGGATCTGAACTAACAATTTcatctaaaacaaattataaaattaaattaaaatcttcgtttaaaataatttcatttttttacttGGATCAATACTCCTCACTGAataagaattttcaaaattaggtGCGATTAAAGGTGTTGCACCTACAGGTCCAGGTGAAAAGTATCGTCCGCCAGCGAATGCATCTTGGAAGCAACTCGGTGGACATTCTTGATTTACTTCTTCGTTTGACGTTCCATAACAACCTTCACAATTCGGTTGCGGAATACCGCAAGTTACATAAGGCCAAGCTTGTTGATACGCACACCTCGTTTGTGGTTGTGGTATATATATTAATTGATTATGGCAACTTTGTTGACCAGTACTTGCTTGTTCGCAAACTTGATGTTGCTGGGCGTGCATTATTGATGATGCACAAAAGCTTCCACATTGTTTTCtcctatcaaaaaatgtttagaataaacattaatgtaatttatagaaaatatattttacctTAAATGATAACATCTTGTATATGGATATTGAGCTTGTGGAGTACATTGTCTTGGTCCAACAACTTGACAACATGATTGTTGTTGCGGATGAGGCTGTGGATGCGGTGGTTGTGGTTGTGGCTGTTGTGGATGCGGTGGTTGTGGTAGCACAATTTGTCCTGAAGTTTGTCCTCCTCCATAGTAACCGTCATACTCATTAGCAGCATCGATCGTAAAGTTATTATAATTAGTGCTATTTACGTTAACAGGAATATCAATTTGATTggtgttattgattttgttaTGTAAATTAATGACCGTTGTTATATTGACCGCATTTGATTGTTGCGATTGGCTGCTATCACTACCACCAGGCTTAGTATgaggaatttttttattacaaacatttCTACAGCTTTTTCTGCACGACTGCGAAGCGCATTGCGAATGACAAGTCTTATAGCAGCAATAAGTACTCGAACACTGTTGATTGAAATTTGCGCAACAAGTATTGCAGGTTGAGGAGCAAGTATTCGTCGAACAATAATCGCAATCGCAATCGCTACAAGAATTTGAAGATCCAGTACAATGTCGTTTGTATCTTTTTAAACAGCTGATATCATTCTCTCCTTTCACACATTCTTCGAGCTCTTTACATTTGTGACTTTTTCCATTCGAATAAGATATGGACACACAAATTAGagatgaaattaataatattttaaaccaCATCtgaaagattaaaataaaaattaatgtaaataacaCTTGAACTTTAATGGTATTTATATCACTACTTAATTATCTTTATTGCCATCAACAACTCCTCTATTTGCTTTTTACTTATATATAGTGGCGTATTTGTTGCTTTTAAAAGGTTGATTCTAGAAATTGTATACGACAAGGAAATTTGTtacgatttttcaaatatttactaTTGAAACTGTTTCACATGGCATCCGGACcaaaaaaatcttgattaGATAATGAATTTTCCAATATTTGCGTGACCCATTTTCTAAAGACAGCTGGCGTCATTCAGAgccaaaaagtttttttagggtaaaaaattttaaatcaacaagacatacttttattatttacataagaaaaattccgacaaaaaaataaaaattcgtggTATGATTTCTACATTAAATTGAAACTGAATATTTGCcttttaaaatggtgtataatacATGTTATGTTgcataatgaaaatttttggaaaaagatTGGTAAAGTTTTCTTAactattcaaaaaatctcaaaaCTCCGACATTCGATTAAAAAGGAACAATCCCTGGAATGAttattaatgaagattatgaaacgatttttatatcaaattaaaactgaatgtttgctctttaaaatggtgtataatacATGTTATGTTACATAAcgaaaatttttggaaaaagagGCAGGAAGCTTTCTTCATCTTAAAACATCTAAATGCAGACCGAAAGTAAAAAATATCAGGGAAaggttaattataaatgatatgaaacgatttttgtataaagttgaaaatgaatatttcttttttaaaatggtgtataaaaCATAATAAGTTAGATGGTaaagattttgagaaaaagattggtaaaattttcttaattattcaaaaaatctcaaaaCTCCGATATTCgatcaaaaattaacaatccCTGGagtgattaattattaatgaaggTTATGAGACgagttttatatcaaatttaaactgAGTGTttgctctttaaaatggtgtataatacATGTTATGTTGCATAATgaaaattcttggaaaaaaGATCGGGAAGTTTTCTTTACCTTAAAACATCCAAATGCAGaccaaaagtaaaaaaaaaaaccagaAGGGTTAATTATGAATGATATGAAACGATTTTGGTACAAAGTTGAAGATGaacatttcttctttaaaatggtatataaaatataataagttAAATGGTAaacattttgagaaaaagattggtaaagttttcttaattattcaaaaaatctcaaaaCTCTGATATTCGATCAAAACTTAACAATCCCTTGAATGAttattaatgaagattatgggacgatttttatatcaaattaaaattgaatgtttgcttcttaaaatggtgtataataaatgttatattgtATAATGAAAACTTTTGGAAAAAAGATCGGGAAGTTTTCTTTACCTTAAAACATCCAAATGCGGAccgaaagtaaaaaaataaccaGAAGGGTTAATTATGAATGATATGAAACGATTTTGGAACAAAGTTGAAGATGaacatttcttctttaaccCATTTAGTCCCAAGCtgctttatgtttaaaattgattttttatacttttcctTAAGATAAGATGGAATGAAGagtataaaaatgtacacaggtgtttgaaacaaaaaattgtttgtgaGATATGAGATGGTGCAAAAATGCACCACTGGTAAGATAAGTGAACAAGAGCacacaaaaattttgattatcatttattaactaagtaataaattagtcgtaaataaataataatactaatacaACATTATACTAACAAATACCAACTTTAGTATAaagattaatataaaaaatatttaaactaaaattggtGAAAAAACGCACCAATGGGATTAACAGTATAACGATTTATTGTGATAGTCCGTAAAACACTCTACATGTAAATGAACATTACACTTACTACACATATATATAGTATGTTTATGGCATATTTTACATCTTCTACGAGCTTTAGAGTCGtgattctttattaaatggTCATTGGAAGATTGAAATTCTCTGTTTGACCTCGTGTTTCGTTCAGTATTAGGTGTTGCGTTTTCATATTTCATTAGCCGAACTGCAATATGTGATTTAAAATCCAATTGTGCCATTTTAGCATTATTGACAGTATTGTATAATTTCCACGCGTTTATTATGACACTATCCAATGAATTAATACATAGTGGCCACCACCACTTCTTTCCTAATACTCTTGTTCTATAGTTGGCTATTCCGTTATCGTGTAAATCTACACCACCcatgaatttattatattctgaTACCGCATAAGGTTGATTAACTagtgtttccttttttttctttctgttGTACCTCTTAATTGATTGTATTGGCTCCACATTCAAATGGTTAGTAATTACAGTGACAACGGAGTTATCATTCCATCGTActaaagaaatgtttgaacaGGTATCATAAGCTGTATCAAAAAAACCCCTTTCCTTCTTTGAAgtacattttatgttttctaaCGGACAATTTTTCGTTCTGTTATCGCGTACAGTACCGGTAGcaaaaaaacctttatttttcaattcaacaaacaaatcaaacgatgaaaaaaaattgtcaaaaaatatccGATGAACATGAAGATTTTTCACTACAGAGAGTAATTGCATAACTACTTCACCACCCAAGcctaattttgattttcccgTTTTCATTGCGGCTCCAGCGTAAGGTTCAAAGTGAAATAAATATCCGTCAGATGAACATAAACACCAAAGTTTGAAACCGAATCTTACCGGTTTCCCTTTGATAAACATTTTACATGAATGGCGCCCAAAATATGGAACCATTTGTTCATCAATAGATAAATTGTGACTAAAAACaccaaattgtaaattttttttgtttataagcTGAAGGAATGGTcgtatttttgcaaatttatcAGATGGATCTAATGGACTGTTATCTGATAAATGAAGGTTTCGTTttatgttttgaaatgtattaCGACTCATggtttttttgacaatttcgaCCCCTTTGTCTTCTTCATTAGACCAAAACATAGGAATTGTTGGTAATGTGTGATATCCAGAAAGTAAAACAATacctaaatattttaataattgttcttTGTCTAAACGAAAGTTTGGTCGATTATTGTCGTGTGcgtattttaaagaaaagttaataattaaatttagcaTTTCATCatcgaaatataaaaaaaataattccaaaGGCGTCTTTTCCAGAAGTTTTTCTCGAAGAACATCATGATCTAAAGATTCGATTGATAATGCGGAGTGTGTGTAATCGATCTGacttttttccattttatatcaaatctattttctttttccttcATAAGACGGCGTTGTTTCACCGCGAGGAACTCATCGTCTGAGGAATTGTATTCGTCTGCATTGGGTACTTGTACCTCGTAAGTACCGGCGATGTCTATGTCCTGAGGACAATTCATAGACGTTAAATTTTCGTCGTCTATACACTCCTCATCTGTTAGGTAGCCAACAGGAGGAGGAATATAAACAGCATCCACGACGGCTAAAGTCAATatcgaataaaaataaattttaaaccacaacaaaataatataagaATTACCTCCCTTTCTCTCTATTTCCAGTtcattaacaatttcttctagAGAAGCATCTAATTCCCTTTTTGTGAGAAACCGAGACATTTTGCACAAAAACACACTCTTAACGCAGTATTCCATAAATGACTAAATTCGTTCGGAAATTCACCTAACAGACGCGTCTAAACTGGTTTCAAATAATACGAAAGATGATGCAATCCTTATATCTCTTCATACATCGTCCCAATGGTGCGTTTTTGCACCATTAATGTTTCATGTCGTATTTTCAGaatccatatttttatttcgcgTTTCAAGATATATATGAGGAAAGTATGCACTAAAAACTtgcaaatgaaaaaattttgaagaattttatgtactaaaaatagttttattttcattgtatattttgaacagAAATGTTCAATAGAAAAGAATTGATGTAAATATGGTTTAAATAGCaagaattatgaaatattttgatatgtaTAGCCTAACAACCTTATACTGTTATCGTACAAACAGCTAACACctttaaatttggaaatgtatggctgtaaaataattttaaaaacgctGGTGCGTTTTTACACCAGTGGGACTAAATGGGTTAAAATCGGTTAACATAATGAGTTAGATGgtaaacattttgaaaaaaacattggtaaagttttcttaattattcaaaaaatctgaAATCTCCGATATtcgatcaaaaattaaaaattccttaaatgattattaatgaagattatgaaacaatttttatatcaaattaaaattgaatgtttgtcctttaaaatcattattattaaattacccttttaatcattattaattaaggtaATGAAACGATTTCTACATCAAATTACAACTGAAACTTTGCTCtataaaattgtatatataCCATATTGgattaaattatgaaaattattaaaaataaaatctggAAAACCATCTAAACGCAAACCGAAAGCAACAAAATTACGAATGTTACGAAAcggtttttgtttataaaaatcattcagATATGTATTATTATCGTCAATTTCGAAATTATAAttgattatataaaaatgaaagtctTTGTTCAAATTCGTTTTCATATCTAATATTGACACATAAAATtgattgatgattttttacttacattttgatgattcgtatctattctttttcttataaattacACTGCACcgttcaaaaaattgaaatgcaTCTACTGGCGTCAAGTATGAAATAACCGGTCGTCACTTTAGGGAA
This genomic stretch from Onthophagus taurus isolate NC chromosome 7, IU_Otau_3.0, whole genome shotgun sequence harbors:
- the LOC111417769 gene encoding uncharacterized protein is translated as MWFKILLISSLICVSISYSNGKSHKCKELEECVKGENDISCLKRYKRHCTGSSNSCSDCDCDYCSTNTCSSTCNTCCANFNQQCSSTYCCYKTCHSQCASQSCRKSCRNVCNKKIPHTKPGGSDSSQSQQSNAVNITTVINLHNKINNTNQIDIPVNVNSTNYNNFTIDAANEYDGYYGGGQTSGQIVLPQPPHPQQPQPQPPHPQPHPQQQSCCQVVGPRQCTPQAQYPYTRCYHLRRKQCGSFCASSIMHAQQHQVCEQASTGQQSCHNQLIYIPQPQTRCAYQQAWPYVTCGIPQPNCEGCYGTSNEEVNQECPPSCFQDAFAGGRYFSPGPVGATPLIAPNFENSYSVRSIDPNEIVSSDPQPKRGKEEGSLPINIIQDGININDIPSSFIPPHIPINQYGSYPSFPPVPYPPYSPPYPAPYPAPYSAPYPFWPPQPPFSGLPIPELPLFANNNIHNKRGANENTEKNEAEDDVSAEEEEDNKID